From one Eucalyptus grandis isolate ANBG69807.140 chromosome 9, ASM1654582v1, whole genome shotgun sequence genomic stretch:
- the LOC104418547 gene encoding pathogenesis-related protein STH-21, with the protein MAVTSYTQEFITPIAPSRMFKALILDSHNLMPKIVPQGIKSIEFIEGDGGAGSIKQTNFAEGGHLKYLKHRIDAIDIENLVCKYTLIDGDVVFDKIEFVAYEVKFEGSSDGGCMCKMTSEYHTKAGAELKEEDIKQGKDKAMGLYKVVEEYLLANPDVYA; encoded by the exons ATGGCCGTTACTAGCTACACTCAGGAGTTCATAACTCCAATTGCTCCATCTAGGATGTTCAAGGCTTTGATTCTTGATTCACACAATCTTATGCCCAAGATCGTTCCTCAGGGCATCAAAAGCATCGAGTTCATCGAAGGCGATGGAGGAGCCGGAAGCATTAAGCAAACCAACTTTGCTGAAG GGGGTCATTTGAAGTACTTGAAGCACAGAATTGATGCCATTGACATCGAGAACCTTGTGTGCAAGTATACTTTGATCGATGGTGACGTAGTTTTTGACAAGATCGAGTTCGTTGCTTATGAGGTCAAGTTTGAAGGTTCAAGTGATGGCGGATGCATGTGCAAGATGACCAGCGAGTACCACACTAAGGCAGGTGCCGAGCTCAAAGAAGAGGACATCAAACAAGGCAAAGACAAGGCCATGGGATTATACAAAGTGGTTGAGGAATACCTTTTGGCCAACCCCGATGTCTATGcttaa
- the LOC104418543 gene encoding meiotic recombination protein DMC1 homolog, with the protein MLSSLKAEEQSGQLQMVAREDIDDDDGGDLFETIDRLISQGINAGDVKKLQDAGIYTCNGLMMHTRKHLTGIKGLSEAKVDKICEAAERYQNFGYITGSTALLRRKSVVRITTGSQALDELLGGGIETLAITEAFGEFRSGKTQLAHTLCVSTQLPTHMRGGNGKVAYVDTEGTFRPDRIVPIAERFGMDPGAVLDNIIYARAYTYEHQYNLLLGLAAKMSEEPFRLLIVDSVIALFRVDFTGRGELAERQQKLAQMLSRLIKIAEEFNVAVYMTNQVVADPGGGVFISDPKKPAGGHVLAHAATIRLMFRKGKGEQRVCKVFDAPNLPEAEAISFLRQIFL; encoded by the exons ATGCTCTCATCTCTCAA AGCCGAAGAGCAGAGCGGCCAGCTGCAGATGGTGGCGCGAGAAGAcatcgacgacgacgacggaggCGACCTGTTCGAAACGATCGACAGAC TTATATCTCAGGGAATAAATGCTGGAGATGTGAAAAAACTACAGGATGCAGGAATCTACACTTGCAATGGCTTGATGATGCATACAAGGAAG CACTTAACTGGAATCAAAGGTTTATCTGAAGCAAAAGTTGACAAGATATGTGAAGCTGCTGAAAGAT ATCAGAATTTTGGTTATATTACTGGAAGTACTGCTCTGCTCAGA AGAAAGTCAGTTGTTCGCATCACAACTGGAAGCCAAGCTCTTGATGAGCTTTTAGGCG GTGGTATTGAAACTCTGGCAATTACAGAAGCATTTGGCGAATTTCG GTCTGGAAAAACACAGCTTGCACATACTCTGTGTGTTTCTACTCAG CTGCCAACTCACATGAGAGGAGGAAATGGCAAGGTAGCTTATGTCGACACTGAAGGAACTTT TCGCCCTGATCGAATTGTACCAATTGCTGAGAGATTTGGCATGGATCCTGGTGCAGTCCTAGATAAT ATCATTTATGCCCGTGCCTATACTTATGAGCATCAGTACAACTTGCTTCTTGGTTTGGCTGCCAAAATGTCTGAAGAACCATTTAGGTTGCTG ATTGTAGATTCAGTGATTGCTCTCTTCCGAGTGGATTTTACTGGAAGAGGAGAACTTGCAGAGCGCCAG caaaaattggcacaaatgctcTCACGTTTGATTAAGATAGCTGAGGAATTTAATGTGGCAGTGTACATGACCAATCAAG TCGTAGCTGATCCAGGCGGAGGTGTATTCATATCAGACCCAAAGAAACCTGCAGGTGGGCATGTTCTGGCTCATGCAGCCACAATTAGGTTGATGTTTAGGAAAGGCAAAGGTGAGCAGCGCGTCTGCAAGGTGTTTGATGCCCCAAACCTACCCGAAGCTGAAGCTATATCCTTTTTGCGCCAGATCTTTCTCTAG
- the LOC104418544 gene encoding major strawberry allergen Fra a 1.05: MGIITFTQEFTTSIAPSRMFKALILDSHNLIPKIAPQGIKSIEFIEGDGGVGSIKQTNFAEGGHLKCLKHKIDALDLDNLVCKYTLIEGDVIFDKIESVAYEVKFEASSNGGCICKMSSEYHTKAGVELKEEDIKQGKEKAMGLYKVVEEYLSANPNVYA, from the exons ATGGGCATCATTACCTTTACTCAAGAATTCACAACCTCAATTGCTCCATCTAGAATGTTCAAGGCTTTGATTCTCGATTCGCACAATCTCATCCCCAAGATTGCACCTCAAGGCATCAAGAGCATCGAGTTTattgaaggagatggaggagtTGGAAGCATCAAACAGACTAATTTTGCAGAAG GTGGTCACTTGAAGTGTTTGAAACATAAGATTGATGCTCTTGACTTGGATAATCTAGTTTGCAAATACACCTTGATTGAAGGCGATGTGatctttgataaaattgaatCCGTTGCCTATGAGGTCAAATTTGAGGCTTCAAGCAATGGCGGATGCATTTGCAAGATGTCTAGTGAGTATCACACCAAAGCTGGTGTGGAGCTTAAGGAAGAGGACATCAAACAAGGCAAAGAGAAGGCTATGGGGTTGTACAAGGTCGTCGAGGAGTACCTTTCAGCCAATCCCAATGTCTATGCTTGA
- the LOC104420424 gene encoding histone H1.11R-like has translation MLSYSSPPPSGIAAKPKSKLKTVAKPKAAAPKAKAVGAVAAKPKIAKKPKLKPVGKAVKTSAKATLMKKVVKKVAAVKPKKTHVKKPKSMKTPVKKAKKCVPAKLQSTARVLGWSLTCGVSLATTDAVHLNQPHQRHINVS, from the coding sequence ATGCTGAGTTACTCATCGCCGCCTCCATCGGGTATTGCTGCCAAGCCCAAGTCCAAGCTAAAGACCGTCGCGAAGCCGAAGGCGGCTGCTCCCAAGGCGAAGGCTGTTGGTGCTGTCGCTGCCAAGCCCAAGATAGCTAAGAAGCCGAAGTTGAAGCCCGTAGGCAAGGCGGTGAAGACTTCCGCGAAGGCGACGCTAATGAAGAAGGTCGTGAAGAAGGTGGCTGCCGTGAAGCCGAAGAAGACACATGTGAAGAAGCCTAAGAGCATGAAGACGCCGGTGAAGAAAGCGAAGAAATGCGTCCCCGCTAAGCTGCAGTCCACCGCCAGAGTCCTTGGCTGGTCGCTGACGTGCGGTGTCTCCTTAGCAACCACCGATGCCGTTCATCTCAACCAGCCTCATCAGCGCCACATAAATGTGAGCTAA